The DNA sequence CGCTGATCCTTCCTGACGGCTAAAAATAAAGCTGCAAACCAACCTATCAAACTCCACCCTAAGAATATATTTATGAAGTATATTACTACTCTGTTAGACTTATTTTTTCTCTTGGCTATGATGCTAGGGATAAAATAAAAAACTACCCCAATAAGTAAAGGTATAATTTCCATTAAAACTCTTCCCCTTCAGTTTGTTTGAGTCCGCAGATACCGTGGGGACAGGCCCCTTGGCTCAACTTCAAAATGAGCCAAGGGGCCTGTCCCCCTGGTTCTTACCCAGCAGCTATTACAATATAAACTCCATTTTTCTGCTCTTCGTTGTCATCCCAATAGACCTGTAAAATTCAATGGCAGATGCATTTTCCTCAGATACTCCCAGTTCAATACTATCAACTTGGAGGCTTCTCCCAAGATCGAAAATGTATTCAGTAAGTTTTTTTCCGATACCTTTCTTTCTTTGTGCTTCAGCAACACATAAACTCTTTATATATAATATCTTCCTCGCCTTAACAAAAGTATTTTCCTTTACTTCTTCTTCCTTTGCCACTGTAACACCGACAATTTTATTAGATATCACAGCCACAAAAATATGGTGTTTTCCATCGATTAATTGGCTTTGAAAAAAACCCCTTTCGACTGGAGCCAAATTTTCTTTGTACAAATCGGGTCTTACATCAACATGGAATTCATGAACCTGTCTAAATAAAGGCAGCAATGACTCATAATCACTTTGATTGGCATTTCGAATTTGTATATCCATATTTCTCTACCTTTCATTGATTTTCTAAAGGTAACCAGCCCTATTGTTGTTTAAGAAAAGCCACTTGGGATTTCGCAGCTGTTCGGAGATATATGCACTCTTAGGGCGGGTTTGAACAGGCCCCTCGGTTCTTATCTATGCCCCTCTTTACGCGCCTGTATATATCCATAATAACCACAGGTGCCATTCTGGGATAAGTCTTTCACTTCAAAACCGCAGGTCTCATAGAATTTGAAATTGTTTGCTGAAGTATGTGCAAACCAATCTCCATGAGGAAGCTTCTGTACACATAGTTCAACAAGTTTTTTTCCTATGCCCCTTCCGCGATATTCTGATAGAACAGCCAAATCCATTATATTTGCAACCATGATCTGGTCAGAAATCACTCGTACCATTGCAATTATTCTGTTCTGATCCCAAACTGTAAATGCCCAGGTTGAGTTTTGGAATATCAAAGTAAACTTCTCTTTCTGCCAGGATGGCGTATTCCTTGCCCATCCGGCATCTTCAAAGAGAGCTTCAACTCCATCAGCTGGAACACCCTCAGTACCTTCCCGAATTACCAATCCATTGAAATATTGATACATATGTATTCCCCCTTTATAAGGCTTAACCTGATTTATTCTCGATGCTGTCTGAAATTCCCTTTATTTTTAAGTGCGCCAGGGGGACAGACCCCTTGGCCCACTCTCAAAAAGAGCCAAGGGACCTGTCCCCCTGGCTCACAATGGAAATGAATTGCCACAATGTGTAAAATACAGAAAAAGAGATTAAAAGGAGTTTTTCTATGAGACTATTAGTGCGCGGTGAGAGAGCAAAGCTTGATGACTTTAGTTCTTCTAAACAGCTGGAGGTTGCAGTTGAGGTTCAGTCCGGGATGGAGGTTGATGTTACATGCTTCGGCCTGGATGGAGATAAGAAGCTTTCGGATGACAGATATATGATTTTTTATAATCAGCTTCAGTCACCAGCCGGTGAGATCAGCATGAAGGCCCACAGCAGCGGCTCGGGTACATATGAAATCAATCTGGACAAGCTGCATCCGTCCGTAAAGAATCTAGTTTTTACGTCGGCAATCGACGGAGAAGGTACCATGTCGTTGGTTTCATCCGGTACCCTCACTGTGAAAGCGGACGGACAGCCCATTTTGCAGTACAGCTTCACAGGCAGCGATTTTCAAAATGAAAAAGCAATCATAATTGGCGAATTATACTTGAAGGATATTTGGCGGATAGCCTCGGTGGGAAAAGGCTTTGATGGAGGCCTGGCAGCACTCCTTCAGCATTTTGGCGGAGAAGTGGCCGAAGACGAAAGCGGCCCGGCACAGCAGTCTGCTCCAGGAATAGCACCAGCCCAGCCCCAATTACAACAAACAGCGCAAACCCAGCCTGCTCCGACACAGCAGCCGGCCAACAGCAAAAAAGTCATGCTGGAAAAGAAGATGGAGCAGAAGGCGCCAAAAATTCTCGACCTTTCGAAAAAAGTGAAGGTGTCCCTCGAAAAGGCAGGCCTTCAGGATCATAGCGCCAAGGTGGCATTATGCCTTGATATTTCCGGCTCCATGGCAGGCCTGTACCGTTCAGGGAAGATCCAGGAATTTGCCGAGCGGATTTTGGCACTTGGCACAAGGTTCGATGACGATGGCTCGATTGATATCTTCCTGTTCGGCCAAAATGCCCATCATGCCGATGAGCTGACCATTGATAATTTTGATGGCTTTGTAAAAAGGCTGAACCAGGCTTATCCGCTAGAAGGCGGTACTTATTACGGGAAGGTAATGAAAGAAATTCGCCAGCATTATTTCGGATCTGCGGGAAAACGCTCCAGTCCGGAAGCCCGTAATATGCCTGTATACGTCATGTTTGTAACTGATGGGGCTACCTTTGATGAACGTGAAACGCGGAATCACATCCAGAACTCCTCCTACGAACCGATTTTCTGGCAATTCATGGCCATCGGCAAATCCAACCGCGACGCAAGTAAAAAGAAAGGAAGGCGCGGATTCTTCAAGGCCATGTTCCAATCTGATTTCACCTTCCTCGAAGAACTGGACAACATGGACGGCCGCTACCTCGACAACGCCGACTTCTTCAGCGTCGAAGACCCGAAGGCGATAGCGGAAGAAGAGCTTTATGACTTGCTGATGCAGGAGTATCCGGAATGGGTGAAGAAGGCCAGGAGCGGGGGGTTGATTCGATGAGCCAGGGGGACAGGTCCCTTGGCTCATCTCTCGAAAAGACGTTAATTTTCAGTGCCTTACAAAAAGTTCCTGATCCCACATACTTGTAAGCTTAAGCACATGCCGGGATCAGGCACCTTTTCCAATTGTGCCTATTCAGGAGATTATATTTGTATCCTGTTTATTGAATTATTAATAAAGTATGCCGGCAATACTACAGCAAAAATAAAATTACTATCTAGAAGAGCCACAGGGACAGGTCCCATGGCCCAGTTTCAAAAAGAGCCAAGGGACCTGTCCCCATGGCTCAAAGCTTTCCCGCTATTCCTCAATCCCTTTTCTGCCAAGCACAATTTCTTTCATTTCCTCTGTCCCAAAAGCACCCAAATTCAATACATTTTCATCCGGCCAATAAACGAAGTTAAAAGACGAACCATCCATAAGGTGGATCCTCAAAAACACTCTATTATCACTGTTAATTTTCTTGTGAGCTTTATCATAACCTGCATATTTCAGTGAAAGGAATTCTTCAACGAAATCAACTGTTTCCTGCTCTGTAAAATCAGATACATGACTCCCATCATAGTCGCTTTCAAGGCTCATCTTCTTCACCTTGCCTTCTATATCTAATAGTTCTGAGATTGTCTTCGCTTTCTTGTTTTCACTGACTTGATAAACTTTATTGCCCGCAAGCACTCTGAAATCAGATCTGTACCCGGCAATTTCAAAAATTTCTGTCCCAACAGGAAGAAATGCAGCATCACCATTTCTCAGCTTATGATTGGAACAGGCGTTGTCTGCTAACATATACCTGACTTCGCCTATTTTTTGCCCTTTTTCCGGAGCTTCTCCTTCCGATAACCCTTCATCTTCACCCTCGTATTTAATGCCATTTATCATCACTACATCTACCCAGGATATCTCTGCATCCGGACATCCGCCGACTGCATTCTTGAAGCTAGAACACGCAGATAATACGAAAACCAGTAAAATGAACAAAACGCTAAGCTTTTTGGCCAAACAACCACCCCTTTAACGATACGTTGCCTTTATTAATACAGAAAAACCTACCGCATCCCCTTTAGTCTGAATACAAACTTTCACCATCAACTTTTAATATTGTAAAATAAGGAACCAGCAGTGAACCTAAAAAGGCCAGCAGAATTCCACCGCCGAGGTCTAAATAAATGTTGTCAAAGGGAGCTATGATACCGGCAAAAATAGTCAATGGCCCTATTACAAAAAAAGTATTTACCAGCCTTCCCCCCAATGTTACATAGTTTTCAGAGCCACAGTTGTCACATATTACTGGCTGGTTTACTTCTCTCCATAAAATACGATATTTTTTCCGCCAGTTGAATGGAGCATGGCATTTCTTACAGTTTTGCAAATAGCTAACACCCATTCTTTAACCTCCACTATCCATCTGCAATTCCTTCTGAGCGCTCGAAGCTGTTGTGAGCCAGGGGGTCAGGTCCCATGGCCTGACTTGAGCCAAGGGGACAGGTCCCTAGACCCAACCTCAAAAAGAGCCAAGGGACCTGTCCCCTTGGCTCTTATCTATGCGAGTCATGAATAGGATTGAACAGATCTTCTTCGGCATTCCTGACAACGGAGAAATGCTCTACATTGTAATGGCCATGCAAGGTCTTGTTATGGTGCTTGATGATCTGTTCGGCCGGCAGCACGTCACTGTCCGCTGTTGAATGGCCATCCCCCACTAAAGTGACATCAAATCCGCTGACTGTGGCCGTCCTGACCGCAGTGTCAATGCATACTGCGTAGCACAGCCCATAATCACAAGATGCTCAATTTCTTGGGAACGCAAATGCTCTAAGAGCCCTGTCCCATGGAAAGAATTAGTGGCCGTCTTATTGAAAGTTACCGCATCCTCAGGAACTTCAATTCCATTATGGACCTGAAATCCTTCTCCTTCCCCACCTGCAATATCAAGGTCTCTGACAAATACAGCCGGAATATCCTTTTCCCTTGCTTTGCCAATAACCAGATTGATATTTCGGATCAGCTGCTCTTTATTAAAAACCGGACTGCTCTCACCATGACTTCCATCAATCAATGCCTGCTGGGCATCAATCACCAATAATGTCTGCTTCAAAATGATTTCCCCTTTCAACTATAAAATGCTGTTGGCTAATTAACTGCTTCTTCTATCTCCCTTATAACCATCCATCTCCGTTAATCAGGCCCCAATTTTCAATTGGTAAACAACCTTGCCAGTACCTCTCCATCCTTCACAATCAACTGTTCATAAAACACGACTGCATTTTCGTTATTTCTTAGTCTGATGACCCTGTTCTCAAACCTCTTCTCCGCACCCCGAAAGTGCCGGATCGATTGTCTCATGCCGTCTACCGCTGCTCGCTTCGTAAAAAAGACTGGTTTTTCATTCCCGCCATTGAAAAAGGCCACATAATAATCATCGGCCATCTTTTCTGCCAGGGATGTATCCCCTGAGTTCATAGCATGGCTCCAGACGCGAATAAATTCATCATGCATTTTGGTGAATTCGTCTAAGCGATTATAGACTTCAAGCATTGTCATCCTCACTTTCATTTCCCGCTTAAAGCTCTATTTCGGCAGGGAGAGGTGGATTTCCTTCTTGGAGCCGGTGAATGAAAAGAACCTGTCCCCAATTTGGGTACAGGCACCTTTTTTAAGTATGTAAAGGCCGTAAGCAGCCTACTGATTCAAAATAAAGATCGATAAATCTCCCCAATAATCCCCTTCATCTGATGAACCCCCGAGTCCGTATTCATCATGATGACAAGGCCGGCCCCCTTATATGGATAAGCAGCCATCATACATTGAAAGCCGACTCCCCATCCAAGAGAGGAGATTTCAAGCTCTTTATCCGATCCGTCTAAAAACACACCCAGACCTGCCCAGTCTTTGCCTTGCTGCTGGATTATTTCCTTTGCTTTCTCTGCAGAGAGACCTATTTTGCTCTCCCCATTTATTGCATTCATCAACTCAATAACCAGCCCGGCTAATTCAGCAGGGGCTGTCCATAGCCCAGATGCCGCTGGATATGGATAAACAGAGTACTTTTCCTCAATCAACTGTCCATTTTTGTCATGTCCGCAAGCATAATTCTTACCCGAAATCATCCTTGGAAAAGAGCTGTTCTCCATTTTTAATGGCTCAAAAATCAACTCATATGCGAGCTCCTCAAATGATCTTCCAGTCACATCTTCAATCAGCAGCTGCACAATGCAATAGCCGGCATCTGAGTAATGAAATTCACTCCCTGGCACATATGCCGCCTCTATGGGGACACTGCAATATGCTGTTTTTCCTTCCAGCAGCTCAGCCATTGAGGATGCTTCGTTTCTAAAACCCAACTCCATAAAACTTCCCGCCGGATCCACCACTCCTGATTGATGGCTGAGCAGCTGGCGCAGGGTGACCTTTTTTTCCACAGTGACCCTATTATCAGGAACCTTCCAGCTTTGCAGCCTGTGATTGATATCCTCATCCAAATGAAGAACCCCTCGTTCCGCTAACACCATCACCAGCATTCCTGTCAGGAACTTGCTTATTGAGCAGGCATTGAATATAGATTCTGCCTGCACAGCATTGTCAGTTCCCGCTTCCAACAGCCCATATTGGTCCAGCCTGCTGATCTGGCCATTTTCAATCAGCGCCAGACTCAGCCCCTTTACCTGATAATAATCCATCCGTTCCTTTACGTTGATGAGATTATGTCCCATTCCGCACCCCTGTTTTTTTAACATCATTATACCATTTAGTGGAAAGTACTTTCTCTTACCATATAAAAAAAAGCCTGTCCCCCTCATTGGTAACAGGCTTTTAGCAGTGTGATAAAGACAAACGGATAACCTCCTCTTAAGGCAGTGCCGCGCCAGCTTTCAAGATTCTACCGGCTAAAACGCATCTTCTCAATTAAATGTTGTAAAGCATACAATAAATACGCTTTATAGTGGATATAGAGAAAGAACTG is a window from the Bacillus infantis NRRL B-14911 genome containing:
- a CDS encoding superinfection immunity protein yields the protein MEIIPLLIGVVFYFIPSIIAKRKNKSNRVVIYFINIFLGWSLIGWFAALFLAVRKDQRNVLGR
- a CDS encoding GNAT family N-acetyltransferase, which translates into the protein MDIQIRNANQSDYESLLPLFRQVHEFHVDVRPDLYKENLAPVERGFFQSQLIDGKHHIFVAVISNKIVGVTVAKEEEVKENTFVKARKILYIKSLCVAEAQRKKGIGKKLTEYIFDLGRSLQVDSIELGVSEENASAIEFYRSIGMTTKSRKMEFIL
- a CDS encoding GNAT family N-acetyltransferase — translated: MYQYFNGLVIREGTEGVPADGVEALFEDAGWARNTPSWQKEKFTLIFQNSTWAFTVWDQNRIIAMVRVISDQIMVANIMDLAVLSEYRGRGIGKKLVELCVQKLPHGDWFAHTSANNFKFYETCGFEVKDLSQNGTCGYYGYIQARKEGHR
- a CDS encoding VWA domain-containing protein produces the protein MRLLVRGERAKLDDFSSSKQLEVAVEVQSGMEVDVTCFGLDGDKKLSDDRYMIFYNQLQSPAGEISMKAHSSGSGTYEINLDKLHPSVKNLVFTSAIDGEGTMSLVSSGTLTVKADGQPILQYSFTGSDFQNEKAIIIGELYLKDIWRIASVGKGFDGGLAALLQHFGGEVAEDESGPAQQSAPGIAPAQPQLQQTAQTQPAPTQQPANSKKVMLEKKMEQKAPKILDLSKKVKVSLEKAGLQDHSAKVALCLDISGSMAGLYRSGKIQEFAERILALGTRFDDDGSIDIFLFGQNAHHADELTIDNFDGFVKRLNQAYPLEGGTYYGKVMKEIRQHYFGSAGKRSSPEARNMPVYVMFVTDGATFDERETRNHIQNSSYEPIFWQFMAIGKSNRDASKKKGRRGFFKAMFQSDFTFLEELDNMDGRYLDNADFFSVEDPKAIAEEELYDLLMQEYPEWVKKARSGGLIR
- a CDS encoding TIGR04104 family putative zinc finger protein; translation: MGVSYLQNCKKCHAPFNWRKKYRILWREVNQPVICDNCGSENYVTLGGRLVNTFFVIGPLTIFAGIIAPFDNIYLDLGGGILLAFLGSLLVPYFTILKVDGESLYSD
- a CDS encoding serine hydrolase domain-containing protein; this translates as MGHNLINVKERMDYYQVKGLSLALIENGQISRLDQYGLLEAGTDNAVQAESIFNACSISKFLTGMLVMVLAERGVLHLDEDINHRLQSWKVPDNRVTVEKKVTLRQLLSHQSGVVDPAGSFMELGFRNEASSMAELLEGKTAYCSVPIEAAYVPGSEFHYSDAGYCIVQLLIEDVTGRSFEELAYELIFEPLKMENSSFPRMISGKNYACGHDKNGQLIEEKYSVYPYPAASGLWTAPAELAGLVIELMNAINGESKIGLSAEKAKEIIQQQGKDWAGLGVFLDGSDKELEISSLGWGVGFQCMMAAYPYKGAGLVIMMNTDSGVHQMKGIIGEIYRSLF